In the Tindallia magadiensis genome, GAAAGAAGATTCTCCGGTAGTAAAGACTTTAGGTGGTGTACTGGTTTCGATGCCCTTTCCTCAAGAAAGCCGAAAAATCGGACTTTTAGCCTGTGAGTGTGGTGCTCAGGAACCAAGACTTCGGGAAATTGCAGAAGCAATGGGTGCCGAAGTAGTAGCAGAAGAAAAATGCAAAAGAATGGTCGAAGTTAACGGTAGATACCGTTGCGATAAACCCGGCGAATGTCCGGGACAAGCAGAAACTGTTATGAAGATGAAAAAGAAAGGCATGCAGGTTTTGCTTACCGGCAGTTGCGGAGACTGAACGAACACAGTGATGACTGTAGCTCCCAGGTTGGGAGTTCCAACTTACCACAGTACGGATCATGTCTTGCGAGCCGCCGGTGAAAAATTAATCAGAAGATGTGAAGACTAGATTGATTAATGAAACAATAAGAATAGGAGGCGATTCGCATGGCAATTTCAGCAGAAGCTGCAAAGAAAAACATGAACAAAGTTGCGGTTGTGTGCTGCAGAACAGAAGCAGGAACCGTTCTGGAAGCAAGCAACCTTGAAGATCCGGCGATTTTTCCGGACCTGGAGGATTCTGGACTACTAACGGTACCAGAAAATTGCTTGAAAATTGGAGAGGTACTGGGAGCAAAGGTTACTAAAACCGTTGATTCTCTTACTCCTCTTACTCCAGATGTAGTGGAAGGAATTCAGGCAATAGAATCAGAAGAAAAAGAAGAAAAAGAAGCGGCAACACAAGAAGTTGCTCCACAACCAGTAGCAGCACCAGTAAGTGAAGCTGTTCAACAACCAGTCGTACAAAACGCTGGTGGCGTTGTAAAAATTCACATTGGAGAAGGAAAAAACATTGACCTTGAGTTTCCTATCGGGTTAACAGGCGGGGTAGCCAGCAGTGCACCTGTTGCCGCCGGCAATGCTCCAGTTGCCGCAGCACCAGCCGCTGGTCAGACAGCTGCTGAAAGTGTTTCTGTACCAGCAGAAGCAAAAAAAATGCGTTCATTGGTTAAAAGACACTTTAAAATTGATAAAGTAGAAATGGCTGATGAAACAAAAATTGAAGGAACCACTTTATACCTTCGTAACAATATCTGCGATGATGCTGTAAAAGTGAGTGATCTTGTAACTTCCATCAAAGTGGATATTATTCCAGAAGAAAACTACAATCAGTATTCTGAAACAATTATGGATGTTCAGCCAATTGCTACTAAAGAGCCGGATTGCAAGCTAGGCGTAGGCGCTACAAGAGTGTTAGATGGCGTTGTAATGGTAGTAACAGGAACAGACGAAAAAGGTGTTCAGATCGGTGAGTTCGGTTCTTCTGAAGGTGAACTTGAGAAGAACATCATGTGGGGTCGTCCAGGAGCACCTGATAAAGGCGATATCCTGATCAAAACAGAAGTTGTGATTAAAGAAAAGATGAACATGGAGCGTCCAGGACCATTGGCGGCTCACAAAGCAACTGACTTTATCACTCAGGAAATTCGCGAAGCGATGAAAAAGCTGGATGAAAACCTAGTTGTGGAAGAAGAAGAATTGGTTCAATATAGAAGACCTGGTAAAAAGAAAGTCCTAATTATTAAAGAAGTAATGGGTCAGGGTGCAATGCACGATAACTTGATCTTACCAGTAGAGCCGGTTGGAATCGTTGGCGGTAAGCCAAACGTAGACCTTGGCAACGTACCAGTAGTACTATCTCCACTAGAAGTTCTGGATGGCGGTATTCATGCCCTAACTTGCATCGGACCAGCATCCAAAGAAAACTCTCGTCATTATTGGAGAGAGCCATTGGTTGAGCACGTGATGAAAGACGAAGAACTAGACCTGGCAGGTGTTGTCTTTGTAGGTTCTCCTCAGGCTAACTCTGAGAAATTCTATGTATCTGACAGACTTGGCTTCTTAGTAGAAGCATTAGATCTTGACGGCGCTTTTATCACGACAGAAGGTTTTGGAAACAACCATATTGATTTTGCCAGCCATCATGAGCAAGTAGGTCAGAGAGATGTAACCGTTGTAGGAATGTCTTTCTGCGCTCAACAAGGAGCATTGGTTGTTGGAAACGAATACATGAAATACATGGTAGATCACAATAAATCAGACCAAGGAATCGAAAATGAAATCCTGGCTAACAATACACTTTGCGAAGAAGATGCAATTCGAGCTACGTTAATGCTAAAAGCAGCCATGGCTGGTGAAGAAATTAAAGAGCCGGAAAGAAAGTTCAATCCAGTAGTGAAAGAAAACAATATTGACATGATTGAACAACAAATAGGCATCGAAATGGACTTAGTTCCCAACGAGCAGATTCTGCCAAAAAGCAAGAAACGATTAGAAATTTACGAGCCGGAAGCATAGGTTAGGAAACCTACTCATTAAGCAAAGCTCAGCAGAAGTTCATGAGCAGACTAACCATTAGGAATATTCAGATTGAGGGTGAAATGATGAAATATGGAGACAAGATTATTTATATCGAAGGCATTATTATTGAAGTAAAAGATGGAGCTGTATCCATCGATCTGAAAGGAAGACTAGGATTCCTGAAAGTTCCCATGCGGATGCTGATCAATGATTACCCGCTAAAAGTGGGACAGGAAGTTGGTCTGAACATGAGTTTTGTGGAAGTGTTGAGTGAGGAAGTTAATGAGACCTATGTCAGTAATATTGAAAAAAGAAATAAACAAACAAAGGAGGCATAATCATGGCTGATATGACCATTGTAAAAAATCTACAGTCAGAAATATTTGTACCTATTACCCCTCCTCCTGTCTGGGCGCCGGTAACAAAAGAGCTAAAAGACATGAAAATAGCTCTTGTAACCGCAGCAGGCGTGCACATGCAGTCCGACAAGAGGTTTAACCTAGCAGGAGACTTTTCTTTCCGCGTGATCCCAGGAGATGCTCCTGTTGAAGACATGATGGTATCCCACGGTGGTTACGACAATGCGGATGTTAACAAAGACATTAACTGCATGTTTCCAATTGACCGAATTCGTGAATTAGCGGAAGAAGGATTTATCAAAGCAATATCCTCTGTAAACCATGGATTTATGGGTGGCGGTGGAGACCAGACAAAGTTCAGAGAAGAAACTGGTCCTGAAATTGCTAAACAGCTTAACGAAGAAGGCGTTGACGCAGTTCTTCTAACCGCTGGCTGAGGTACCTGCCACCGTTCTGCTGTTATTGTACAGCGAGCGATAGAGGAATCGGGGATTCCTACAATTATCATTGCGGCATTACCGCCAGTTGTAAGACAAAACGGTACACCAAGAGCCGTTGCACCATTGGTACCAATGGGTGCTAACGCAGGTGCACCAAATGATGTGGAAATGCAAAAAAATATTTGTATTGATTCATTGAAGCAATTAGTAGAAATTACAAGTGCAGGAAAAATTGTTCCACTACCTTACGAATACATCGCAAAGGTATAGAAATAATCATCTGAAAGTCCGGCCGGGTTTTTCCGGCCGGAAGAACTTAAAAATATAGGGTGATTTTATGTCAGTCAAAGAAAAGCAGTACAGAAGATTAGTCATTAAAACCTTTCATATGGATCAGGTGACAATGGAAGGTCAAACAAAGATAGAGAACCAAAAACTTTCGATTGCTATGCCTGATTTTGATAAAAAAATGTCAAGTTATGAACTGATTAAAGAGATTCAATTGGAAATTATCGAACCAAAAAAACATGACCGATGGACCAATAGCATCATGGATATCATTCCGATTTCAACAAAAGTGTTGGGAAGTCTTGGAGAAGGAACTACCCATACATTAACCGGAGTATATGTCATGCTGACAGGCGTTGATGAAGCGGGCCAACAGGTAGCTGAATTTGGCTCTTCCGAAGGGACACTTAAAGAAAAACTGGTGCTGAATAAGGCTGGTACACCATCGGAAGGAGATTATATTATTTCTTTTAATGTCACATTAAAAGAAAAACAAGGTACCAATCGAGCGGCTATTCTTCAGGCTCATCGATGCTGTGATGATTTTATACAGGAAATACGAAATCTGCTGAAAAAAGCAGATAGCCGTTCCTATACAGAAAAACATGAGTTTTATGACCGAAACAACCCAGATGGGAAAAAAGTAGCCATTGTGAAACAAGTGGCCGGTCAGGGCGCTATGTACGATAATCAGTTATTGTCCAAAGAACCATCTGGAATGGAAGGTGGCCGATCTATCATTGATCTGGCAAACGTTCCCATTATTCTGTCACCAAACGAATATAGAGATGGTGCTCTGCGGGCGATGACATAGGGTAGGTGATTATTTATGGGAGTCGGACCATCAACTAAGGAAACAACATTGCATCATTTTCGAGATCCACTGCTAGATGTTCTGGAAACGGATCAAGATATTGATCTAACGGGAGTCATTATTGTTGGCACCCCACAAAGCAATGATGAAAAATATTTTGTAGGAAAAAGAACGGCTGCATGGCTGGAAGCCATGCGGGTGGATGGCGTTATTGTATCTGTCGATGGCTGGGGAAACAGTCATGTAGACTATGCGAATACCATTGAAGAAATTGGAAAGCGGGGGATTCCGGTTACGGGTCTTAGCTTTATCGGAACACAAGCAAATTTTGTAGTGAAAAACCAGTATATGGATGCGATTGTGGATATTAATAAATCAGAAGCAGGCATCGAAACAGAAAATGTAGGCGAAAACAATATGAACCGGCTTGATGCCAGAAAAGCACTGGCTTTCTTGAAACTAAAGATGAGGGGGTAAAATAATGAAATTTACAAAAGGCATTCACACCATTGATTCACACACCATGGGAGAACCAACTCGAATTGTAGTTGGAGGAATTCCTCAAATTCCAGGAAATAGCATGGCGGATAAAAAAAGCTATCTTGAAAACAATCTGGACTATATGAGAACTTCTTTAATGCATGAGCCAAGAGGTCATAACGATATGTTTGGTTCCATTATTACGGCATCCACCGTAGAAGAAGCCGATTTTGGTATTATTTTCATGGATGGCGGCGGATACCTAAATATGTGCGGTCATGGTTCCATCGGTGCGGCTACCGTAGCCGTAGAAGCGGGAATGGTTCAGGTAGAAGAACCCTACACAAACTTAGTGATGGAGTCTCCTGCTGGACTAATCAAAGCCAAAGTAAAGGTAGAAGATGGAAAAGCAAAAGAAGTATCTATTGTAAACGTTCCATCCTTCCTTTATAAAGAAGACGTGGTGATTCAGGTTCCTGAGATAGGTGATGTAAAAATGGACATTTCCTTCGGCGGAAGTTTCTTTGCCATCATTAACGCGAAGGAATTAGGCGTTAAAGTGGAGATGGAACAATCAGACGTACTCTTAAAGCTGGGACTTAAAATTCGTGACATTGTAAACAATACAGTTGAAATGCAACATCCAGAGCAAAAACATATTAAGACAGTGGACTTAGTAGAAATTTACGATGAGGCCAGCAATGAAGAAGCGGATTACAAAAATGTAGTTGTCTTTGGACAAGGTCAGCTAGACAGATCACCTTGCGGCACTGGTACCAGTGCAAAACTAGCTACCTTACATGCAAAAGGACAGCTGGGTATTGATGAAAAGTTTGTTTACGAAAGCATTACAGGCACTATGTTTAAAGGAAGAATTATGGAAACTACTGAAGTAGGTGACTTTAAAGCGGTTATTCCTGAAATCACAGGAAGTGCTTATATCACAGGATTTAACCATTTTGTCATCGATCCTGATGATCCATTGAAACATGGTTTTTCTCTGTAAGAAAAATATTAGAATAGCAGAATAAAAAAAGGAGAATTTTGCTTTCTCCATGATATAATAAATAAAATAATAAAGAAGAGAATTTAAGGAGGGAATTATATGTTAGCTAATGCTGTATTAGGAGTTCTTGGGGTTATGACCCTATGGTTTGTGTTCAATTGGATTAAAGTTTACAAAGATAGCCCGTCTGGTAGCCCTGGATTCCATCGAATTGCCGTAGGATTTGTAACCAACTTTTTTGACACCTTAGGAATCGGATCTTTTGCACCAACAACCGCATGGTTAAAAGGCGCAAACCTTGCTCCAGACCGTGTTATTCCAGGTTCGCTAAACGTAGGTCATACCTTACCAGTAGTAGTAATGTCCTTTATCTTTATTCAACGTGTAGAAGTAGAACCATTAACCTTAGTATTAATGTTGTTTGCAGCTGCAGCTGGTGCTTTCTTTGGTGCTGATATTGTATCTGGATTGCCAGAAAGAAAAGTTCAGTTAGGAATGGGTTTTGCTTTATTTGTAACCGCCGCCTTTATGTTTGCTGGTCAGGTAGGTATTATGCCAGGTGGTGGTGACGCTGTTGGTCTTACAGGATTACCGTTGATCATTGGTGTAGTCGTTAACTTCTTTTTAGGTGCACTAATGACCTTAGGGATTGGCCTTTACGCACCTTGTATGGCATTGATATACGCCTTAGGAATGAGTCCTATTGTTGCCTTCCCAATCATGATGGGATCTTGCGCTTACTTAATGCCAGTAGGTAGCTCTAAATTCCTTAAAAATGGCGCTTTTGATCCTAAAGCGGCGCTTGGCTTAACTCTTGGTGGTATCCCAGCTGTATTTATTGCAGCTTACCTGGTAACAGGATTACCGATTAATGTATTGACTTGGTTAGTTATTGGTATCATTATTTATACAGCGATTACAATGTTAAGAGCAGGAATGATGAATACAGAAGTGGCTGCTGACAGTGTAGCAACAGAAAACAAATAAAAAAACGAAAAAAAAACAGGCCCTTAAATCTCATAGGGCCTGTTTTTTTGATTAATCTATTCATTGGGTTTCGATGGAAATTAATCCTTTGTGCTATAAAGATAATATTTCAGGGTATAACATAGTAAGGCCTAATGATAATGACTGGAGGTATCAGATGGGAAACAAAAGAAGAAAACACATCTTAAGATCAAAACCAATGAAAAAAATGACTACCCTGAAAAACAGTCAAAAGGAACTGTGCATTTTAAAGCGTGCATTGCATCATTCTGGTACTACTACGTGGGCTAGTGATTATCATTTGAATATCATTTATGCCATGGATACATGGACAAAATTACTTGGATACTCTCCGGAAGAAGTGGAAAACTCGCTGGATTTCTTCAAAGAAGCCATTCATCCGGAAGATAGACAAAGAGAATTGGAAGCCAGGGACCGACATTTTAAAGGGGAACTGCCGGAGTTTCATGTAGTTTTTCGTATGCAAGCAAGAAATGGGCATTATCGCTGGGTGAGAGCCAGAGGTGAAGTGGTTGGAAGAGGAGGCAATGGAGAGCCTTTTGGAATGGTTGGCATCCATGAAGATCTAACAAAACAACGTCAAATGATGATGAGAATACATAAAAATGAAGAAAAGTATCAGTTGCTGTGTAATAGTATGAAGCAGGCGATGGCCTATCATCGCATTATTGTGGATGAGACTGGAAAACCTTGTGACTATGTGTTTTTAGAGATGAATGACGCTTTTGAACAGCATACGGGTTTATCTAAAAATGATTTGATAGGGAAAACTGTTCTGGAAGTGTTACCAGAAACAGAAGCTGAATGGATAGAACGATATGGGAAAGTGGCTCTAACGGGAAAATCAGAACATTTTATTCAGTATGCTAAATCTTTGAAACGCTATTATGAGGTGGACGTATACTGTCCTCAAGAAGGATATTTTGCGGTTCTTTTTAACGATATCACCGACCGAATTCAAGCCAATCAAGAATTAAAACATCAAAAAGCTGTGATGGACGGTTTGTTTAGAACATCACCGGATGCATTAGTTTTGATTGATTGTAATGGGATTGTACAAAGAGTAAATCAACAATTTACGGAAGTGTTTCTGTATACAGCGCAAGAAGCTCTAGGAAGTCATATTGATGCTTTGATTGCCAATGAAGAACAACATGCGGCAGCGACAGAACTTAATGAACGGGCAAAATACACGCCAGACTTAGAAGTAGAAACAGAACGAACTAGAAAAGATGGCAGTATTGTACCTATTATGATCCGATCACAACCATATTATTTGGATGGCGTTATGATGGGGCATCAGGTGATATACACAGATATTACATACCGCAAAGCGCAGGAAGAAATGTTGCGTAAGGCTAAAGAAGCAGCTGATGAGGCTAATGAAACGAAAAGTCGATTTCTTTCCAATATTAGTCATGAAATGCGTACTCCAATGAATGGAATTTATGGAGCGGCTATGCTGCTTGAAAATACAGAGTTGTCCGCAGAACAAGAAGAATTAGTGCAAATGCTGAAAGAATCATCTGACAGAATGATGAATACGGTTGCAGATCTTTTGGATATTTCTAAATTAGAACAAGGATCCATTGTTTTGAAGGACGATAGCTTTGACCTTTGCAAAGCAATTATCAAAACAATAGAACCATTTCAAAGAATGGGAGAAAAAAGGAAAGTAAAACTGGTTACTCGATGTGATTTTGATCATGCTACCTATGTGCGGGGTGACGCTGGAAAACTTCAACGAATTTTGTACCACCTAGTAGCAAATGCGTTTAAGTTTACCCAAGAGGGCACCGTAGAAGTAGAAGTTAGCTTAAAAGAATATCAAGAACCAATAGGAATCTTTCGTTTTATGATTAAAGACACTGGCATCGGAATACAACAAAATGAAATACATCAGCTATTTAAGTCTTTTACCCAGTTAGACGACTCCAATAAAAAATCTTATCAGGGAACCGGATTAGGGCTGACGATTGTTCATAAACTTTTAGATCAAATGGGTGGTACAGTTCATGTAGAAAGTAGTCCGAGTAAAGGAAGTCTTTTTTACTTTGATTTACCCTTTAGAATAGAAGAAAACATTGGCCTCATTTCGGGAATCGAAAAAAAAGAAAGCCAGTTATCTTTAGGCACAAAAAACATGAAGATTCTTGCGGTTGAAGATGATAAGATAAGTCAGTTACTATTAATTAAAATAATGAAAGAGATGAATATTGAGTTAGACCTGGCTTCAGATGGGCTAAAAGCAATTAATCTGTATGGAGAAAAACAATATGACCTTATTTTAATGGATGTACAACTTCCTTCCATTAGTGGTTTGGAAGTTACTTCTGTGATCCGCTCCTTTGAATCTCGTACTGATGAACATACACCCATCATTGGTGTCAGTGCTCATGCAATGAATCAGGATAAAGAAGAATGTCTGGCAGTTGGAATGGATGATTACCTAGAAAAACCGATTGACTTCAAGCAATTATCTCGAATGATAAAAAAATGGACGCATTGCTAAGTGCGTCATTTTTTTACCTTATGAGCTTTTGGATTTTTTGGTTTTCCTTTTTCGTCCACCAGGACCTGTCCAACGCTTCTAGGTGCATTAAGCTCTAAAAGTTGTTGAACTTCTTCTATTTCCTCCAGCTTAATTTTCCATACCCGTCGTATTTCTTTTGCGAAAGGTGTTGGTAAGGTAGGGGAGTAGATGAGCTCCAGATGACCTTCGTCATTCCACTGGGTCCACCGAAGGTTTTTCCAAGGAACAAAACCTTCTGATACAAAAAATCCTTTTTCGTGAAGGGCTGGCTGGTGTTTAGCACGCAAGGTATTGACCCAACTGAACAGAATCCAAAAAGTACTAGTAATCCCCCTGGTAATAAGATCGGAAAGTTCACTTTCGGGGATAATGTCATCGCTTAATACAGCCTCTTGAAGGGCTCTTAAAAATTCACCGGCATAATAAACCCAAAAAAACAAGAGAAGGATCCATAAATAAAAAGACATATTCTTGTGTTGCGTGGCTGGTTTTTTGAGTAAATTTCCGGCCCACTGTTGGCGGGTTAACTCTCGAATTAACCAGTAAATCATCAAAAGTGAAATCAGGAATAGAAAAATATCTAGATAACCCATAGAACTTATGATAGCTTTAATAAGAATAACCTCCCTTTGAATACATCACTATTGTATTCAAAAGGAAAGAAGAATTCAATAGTAAAAGCATCTATCCATAAGAAAGATGACTTCGAAGGAGGAAGACAAGGTGAGAATTGGGATTATTGGAAATGGTGGCGTAGGAAAGGCACTTATTGCATTGATCCATGAGAAAAAAGAAAAACTGGCTAAAGAAGGGTTACATCCTTTGCTTTGTGCTCAGCTGGACAGTACCGGCGGTATTTACGATGTTGAAGGTATTGATCTGAAACAATTAATGCACCATAACGACAAAAAAGAACCGTTGAAAGATTTTCCAAAAGGAGGCTCAGCAGGGTTATCCATCGATGATGTTTTAGAGGAAAATTGTCTTGAAGTTTTGATAGAACTTACGCCGACTAATAAAGAAACCGGCGAGCCTGGTATAAGGTATATCACAAAAGCCCTGGAAAGTGGGGTTCATGTGATCACTGCCAATAAAGGACCGGTAATGATTGCCTACCATTCATTAAAAACCCTGGCAAATCAGAAAAAACGACAGTTTTGGATAGGATGTACCACTGGTGGTGCATTACCGGCTATTAACGGCGGGTTGATAGATCTTGCTGGTGCGGAGATCACCTCTATTACCGGTGTATTGAATGGAACGACCAATTACATACTGGAAGAAATGAAAAGCAGAGGATGTACGTATCTCGAGGCATTGCAAAAGGCACAGAAGGATGGAATTGCTGAGACAGATCCATCCTTAGATGTAGAAGGATGG is a window encoding:
- a CDS encoding DUF5673 domain-containing protein, encoding MIYWLIRELTRQQWAGNLLKKPATQHKNMSFYLWILLLFFWVYYAGEFLRALQEAVLSDDIIPESELSDLITRGITSTFWILFSWVNTLRAKHQPALHEKGFFVSEGFVPWKNLRWTQWNDEGHLELIYSPTLPTPFAKEIRRVWKIKLEEIEEVQQLLELNAPRSVGQVLVDEKGKPKNPKAHKVKK
- a CDS encoding homoserine dehydrogenase, whose amino-acid sequence is MTSKEEDKVRIGIIGNGGVGKALIALIHEKKEKLAKEGLHPLLCAQLDSTGGIYDVEGIDLKQLMHHNDKKEPLKDFPKGGSAGLSIDDVLEENCLEVLIELTPTNKETGEPGIRYITKALESGVHVITANKGPVMIAYHSLKTLANQKKRQFWIGCTTGGALPAINGGLIDLAGAEITSITGVLNGTTNYILEEMKSRGCTYLEALQKAQKDGIAETDPSLDVEGWDTAAKLLILTNVLMDQSKQLSDIKVKGITEIDQAEIGKATSEGGKLKLVGRTRIEKEKILMTVQPETLYPEDFLFQVDGKNKGVHYTTDTLGDIAILGGASGLSAAAAAVLRDLVNLHRSGCG
- a CDS encoding glycine/sarcosine/betaine reductase component B subunit; this translates as MGVGPSTKETTLHHFRDPLLDVLETDQDIDLTGVIIVGTPQSNDEKYFVGKRTAAWLEAMRVDGVIVSVDGWGNSHVDYANTIEEIGKRGIPVTGLSFIGTQANFVVKNQYMDAIVDINKSEAGIETENVGENNMNRLDARKALAFLKLKMRG
- the prdB gene encoding D-proline reductase (dithiol) protein PrdB → MADMTIVKNLQSEIFVPITPPPVWAPVTKELKDMKIALVTAAGVHMQSDKRFNLAGDFSFRVIPGDAPVEDMMVSHGGYDNADVNKDINCMFPIDRIRELAEEGFIKAISSVNHGFMGGGGDQTKFREETGPEIAKQLNEEGVDAVLLTAGUGTCHRSAVIVQRAIEESGIPTIIIAALPPVVRQNGTPRAVAPLVPMGANAGAPNDVEMQKNICIDSLKQLVEITSAGKIVPLPYEYIAKV
- a CDS encoding sulfite exporter TauE/SafE family protein — protein: MLANAVLGVLGVMTLWFVFNWIKVYKDSPSGSPGFHRIAVGFVTNFFDTLGIGSFAPTTAWLKGANLAPDRVIPGSLNVGHTLPVVVMSFIFIQRVEVEPLTLVLMLFAAAAGAFFGADIVSGLPERKVQLGMGFALFVTAAFMFAGQVGIMPGGGDAVGLTGLPLIIGVVVNFFLGALMTLGIGLYAPCMALIYALGMSPIVAFPIMMGSCAYLMPVGSSKFLKNGAFDPKAALGLTLGGIPAVFIAAYLVTGLPINVLTWLVIGIIIYTAITMLRAGMMNTEVAADSVATENK
- a CDS encoding proline racemase, which encodes MKFTKGIHTIDSHTMGEPTRIVVGGIPQIPGNSMADKKSYLENNLDYMRTSLMHEPRGHNDMFGSIITASTVEEADFGIIFMDGGGYLNMCGHGSIGAATVAVEAGMVQVEEPYTNLVMESPAGLIKAKVKVEDGKAKEVSIVNVPSFLYKEDVVIQVPEIGDVKMDISFGGSFFAIINAKELGVKVEMEQSDVLLKLGLKIRDIVNNTVEMQHPEQKHIKTVDLVEIYDEASNEEADYKNVVVFGQGQLDRSPCGTGTSAKLATLHAKGQLGIDEKFVYESITGTMFKGRIMETTEVGDFKAVIPEITGSAYITGFNHFVIDPDDPLKHGFSL
- a CDS encoding CBO2463/CBO2479 domain-containing protein, translating into MSRLTIRNIQIEGEMMKYGDKIIYIEGIIIEVKDGAVSIDLKGRLGFLKVPMRMLINDYPLKVGQEVGLNMSFVEVLSEEVNETYVSNIEKRNKQTKEA
- the prdD gene encoding proline reductase cluster protein PrdD yields the protein MSVKEKQYRRLVIKTFHMDQVTMEGQTKIENQKLSIAMPDFDKKMSSYELIKEIQLEIIEPKKHDRWTNSIMDIIPISTKVLGSLGEGTTHTLTGVYVMLTGVDEAGQQVAEFGSSEGTLKEKLVLNKAGTPSEGDYIISFNVTLKEKQGTNRAAILQAHRCCDDFIQEIRNLLKKADSRSYTEKHEFYDRNNPDGKKVAIVKQVAGQGAMYDNQLLSKEPSGMEGGRSIIDLANVPIILSPNEYRDGALRAMT
- a CDS encoding PAS domain S-box protein, which translates into the protein MGNKRRKHILRSKPMKKMTTLKNSQKELCILKRALHHSGTTTWASDYHLNIIYAMDTWTKLLGYSPEEVENSLDFFKEAIHPEDRQRELEARDRHFKGELPEFHVVFRMQARNGHYRWVRARGEVVGRGGNGEPFGMVGIHEDLTKQRQMMMRIHKNEEKYQLLCNSMKQAMAYHRIIVDETGKPCDYVFLEMNDAFEQHTGLSKNDLIGKTVLEVLPETEAEWIERYGKVALTGKSEHFIQYAKSLKRYYEVDVYCPQEGYFAVLFNDITDRIQANQELKHQKAVMDGLFRTSPDALVLIDCNGIVQRVNQQFTEVFLYTAQEALGSHIDALIANEEQHAAATELNERAKYTPDLEVETERTRKDGSIVPIMIRSQPYYLDGVMMGHQVIYTDITYRKAQEEMLRKAKEAADEANETKSRFLSNISHEMRTPMNGIYGAAMLLENTELSAEQEELVQMLKESSDRMMNTVADLLDISKLEQGSIVLKDDSFDLCKAIIKTIEPFQRMGEKRKVKLVTRCDFDHATYVRGDAGKLQRILYHLVANAFKFTQEGTVEVEVSLKEYQEPIGIFRFMIKDTGIGIQQNEIHQLFKSFTQLDDSNKKSYQGTGLGLTIVHKLLDQMGGTVHVESSPSKGSLFYFDLPFRIEENIGLISGIEKKESQLSLGTKNMKILAVEDDKISQLLLIKIMKEMNIELDLASDGLKAINLYGEKQYDLILMDVQLPSISGLEVTSVIRSFESRTDEHTPIIGVSAHAMNQDKEECLAVGMDDYLEKPIDFKQLSRMIKKWTHC
- the prdA gene encoding D-proline reductase (dithiol) proprotein PrdA — translated: MAISAEAAKKNMNKVAVVCCRTEAGTVLEASNLEDPAIFPDLEDSGLLTVPENCLKIGEVLGAKVTKTVDSLTPLTPDVVEGIQAIESEEKEEKEAATQEVAPQPVAAPVSEAVQQPVVQNAGGVVKIHIGEGKNIDLEFPIGLTGGVASSAPVAAGNAPVAAAPAAGQTAAESVSVPAEAKKMRSLVKRHFKIDKVEMADETKIEGTTLYLRNNICDDAVKVSDLVTSIKVDIIPEENYNQYSETIMDVQPIATKEPDCKLGVGATRVLDGVVMVVTGTDEKGVQIGEFGSSEGELEKNIMWGRPGAPDKGDILIKTEVVIKEKMNMERPGPLAAHKATDFITQEIREAMKKLDENLVVEEEELVQYRRPGKKKVLIIKEVMGQGAMHDNLILPVEPVGIVGGKPNVDLGNVPVVLSPLEVLDGGIHALTCIGPASKENSRHYWREPLVEHVMKDEELDLAGVVFVGSPQANSEKFYVSDRLGFLVEALDLDGAFITTEGFGNNHIDFASHHEQVGQRDVTVVGMSFCAQQGALVVGNEYMKYMVDHNKSDQGIENEILANNTLCEEDAIRATLMLKAAMAGEEIKEPERKFNPVVKENNIDMIEQQIGIEMDLVPNEQILPKSKKRLEIYEPEA